From a single Nicotiana tabacum cultivar K326 chromosome 8, ASM71507v2, whole genome shotgun sequence genomic region:
- the LOC107821496 gene encoding 1-aminocyclopropane-1-carboxylate oxidase homolog, whose product MAVSSTNDFQATVDKSYDKMSELQALEDTEAGVKGLVDAGITEVPRMFIQPQKIQESLNSCCATKFIFPVIDLEGFDKDPMKHKDIVDKVRDASETWGFFQVINHGIPLPVREEILQGTRRFFEQDIEIKKRYYTRDNNKVVVHSNNHDVFSPSVPATNWRDSFVCLMAPNYPSPEELPAACSFNDPVKLISNDKYPSVEHRVLSNKVGPRVPVASFFDTGSVPTLKLYGPIKELLSEENPPKYRATTVKDYVDYFHAKGPRWNFCIVALQDLIIVSGEARKFPKYLDLKK is encoded by the exons ATGGCAGTCTCAAGTACAAATGATTTTCAGGCCACAGTTGACAAAAGTTATGACAAAATGAGTGAGTTACAAGCCCTTGAAGATACTGAGGCTGGTGTCAAAGGGCTTGTCGATGCTGGAATTACTGAGGTTCCTCGAATGTTCATTCAACCACAAAAAATACAAGAGTCCTTAAACAGTTGTTGCGCGACAAAGTTTATTTTCCCAGTGATAGATCTTGAAGGCTTTGATAAGGATCCAATGAAGCATAAAGATATTGTGGATAAAGTTCGAGATGCATCAGAGACATGGGGTTTCTTTCAAGTGATTAATCATGGCATTCCATTACCTGTCCGGGAAGAAATATTGCAAGGAACACGACGATTCTTTGAGCAAGATATTGAGATTAAGAAACGATATTATACTCGAGATAATAATAAAGTGGTGGTTCATTCTAACAATCATGATGTGTTTAGTCCTTCTGTTCCAGCTACAAATTGGAGAGACTCATTCGTCTGTTTAATGGCTCCAAATTATCCTAGTCCTGAGGAATTGCCAGCAGCATGCAG TTTTAATGATCCTGTAAag CTCATATCAAATGACAAGTATCCAAGTGTTGAGCACAGAGTATTATCAAATAAAGTTGGTCCAAGAGTACCAGTTGCAAGCTTCTTCGATACTGGTTCAGTTCCAACTCTCAAGCTTTATGGACCAATTAAGGAATTGTTGTCAGAAGAAAATCCTCCAAAATATCGTGCAACCACTGTGAAAGACTATGTTGATTACTTTCACGCAAAAGGTCCTAGGTGGAACTTCTGCATTGTTGCACTACAGGATCTAATAATAGTTAGTGGTGAAGCCAGAAAATTCCCCAAGTATTTAgacttgaaaaaataa